The Thermodesulfobium sp. 4217-1 genome includes a region encoding these proteins:
- the purC gene encoding phosphoribosylaminoimidazolesuccinocarboxamide synthase — protein MELLYEGKGKQVFLTDDPDMVVFHFKDEATAFDGVKKESFGGKGEMCAQITEMLLTLLEKNGVKTHLVKRLSPNEMLVKRCSMLPLEVVIRNYSAGSIAKNLGLKKGIKFPFPIRDLFYKSDELHDPMLNDDRAIALGFVTANDLEVLYKSALKVNEVLSNFLLEKGIILADFKLEFGKFKDSILLADEITPDSMRLWDKDTLEPFDKDRFRFDLGDLLAGYRLFLEKISK, from the coding sequence GTGGAACTTTTGTATGAAGGCAAGGGAAAACAAGTTTTTTTGACAGATGATCCTGATATGGTGGTTTTTCATTTCAAGGATGAGGCTACTGCATTTGATGGAGTAAAAAAGGAATCTTTTGGTGGCAAAGGAGAGATGTGTGCTCAGATAACTGAAATGCTATTAACCCTTCTTGAAAAGAATGGGGTGAAGACCCACCTTGTAAAGAGGCTTTCTCCAAATGAAATGTTAGTCAAAAGGTGCTCTATGTTGCCCCTCGAGGTTGTAATAAGAAATTATTCTGCTGGCTCTATAGCCAAAAATCTGGGCCTAAAAAAGGGCATAAAGTTTCCATTTCCTATCAGGGATCTATTTTACAAAAGCGATGAACTCCACGATCCTATGCTAAACGACGACAGGGCGATAGCTCTCGGATTCGTCACGGCTAACGACCTTGAGGTCCTTTACAAGAGCGCGCTAAAGGTAAACGAGGTACTTTCAAACTTCTTGTTGGAAAAGGGCATTATACTTGCGGATTTCAAGCTTGAGTTCGGAAAGTTTAAGGATTCAATTCTGTTAGCTGACGAAATTACTCCTGATTCAATGAGACTCTGGGACAAGGATACCCTTGAGCCGTTTGACAAAGACAGGTTTAGATTCGATCTGGGTGACCTGCTTGCTGGGTATAGACTGTTTTTGGAAAAAATAAGCAAATAA
- the purB gene encoding adenylosuccinate lyase, with amino-acid sequence MELDRYAQIEMKAIFSEENKIGLWIDIEMAALKAWESEGVVPDGTHKAVLSNAKVDIKRMKEIEKVVHHEIIAFLTALAENVGERSRFIHLGLTSSDILDTATSLQIKEANELIYQELEKLEVVLRDLVIKNKDILCVGRTHGVHAEPVTFGFKLAGYLLELKRNKERLQNASKEASVGKISGAVGTYAHLNPNVEKFTLQDLGLKPLEVSTQIIPRDIFAGVFSAWTLIGAFIERLALEIRHLQKTEVLEMEEPFYEGQKGSSAMPHKRNPILCERLDGMSRILRGNLIVSLENTALWHERDISHSSVERMIIPESAILVHYMIKTMTRILTDCRIYPDNMMENLNFRGKIICSQRLLLELVRKDMLREKAYKIVQTLAMKAFNEKMNFEQIVRNDPEIKSYLSEDELNEVFDYRYFVRYVDEIISRVI; translated from the coding sequence ATGGAACTTGACAGATATGCTCAGATTGAGATGAAGGCAATATTTTCTGAAGAGAACAAGATTGGCCTTTGGATAGACATTGAGATGGCAGCCCTGAAGGCGTGGGAGTCAGAAGGGGTTGTGCCTGATGGCACTCACAAAGCAGTGCTCTCAAACGCAAAGGTAGACATAAAGAGAATGAAAGAGATAGAAAAGGTAGTTCACCATGAAATTATTGCATTTCTTACTGCCCTTGCAGAAAATGTAGGCGAAAGGAGCAGGTTTATTCATCTTGGACTTACATCATCAGACATCCTTGACACTGCAACCAGCTTACAGATAAAAGAGGCAAACGAGCTTATATATCAGGAGTTAGAAAAGCTGGAGGTCGTTTTAAGGGATCTGGTAATAAAAAATAAAGATATCCTTTGTGTCGGAAGGACACACGGAGTTCACGCTGAACCCGTTACCTTTGGCTTTAAGCTTGCTGGATATTTACTTGAGCTAAAAAGGAACAAAGAAAGGCTGCAGAATGCTTCAAAGGAAGCATCCGTAGGTAAGATTTCTGGTGCAGTTGGAACTTATGCGCATCTAAATCCAAACGTAGAAAAGTTTACTCTTCAGGACTTAGGCCTTAAGCCCCTGGAGGTTTCTACGCAGATCATACCAAGAGATATATTTGCAGGCGTTTTTTCCGCATGGACTTTAATTGGTGCCTTTATCGAAAGGCTTGCCCTTGAGATCAGACACCTTCAGAAAACTGAAGTCCTGGAAATGGAGGAACCCTTCTATGAAGGGCAGAAAGGATCTTCTGCTATGCCTCACAAGAGAAATCCAATATTGTGCGAGAGGCTTGACGGGATGTCAAGAATTCTAAGGGGCAACTTAATAGTATCCCTTGAAAACACTGCTCTCTGGCATGAAAGGGATATTTCGCACTCTTCTGTTGAAAGGATGATCATACCAGAAAGCGCTATACTGGTTCATTATATGATTAAGACTATGACAAGAATACTGACTGATTGTAGGATATACCCTGATAATATGATGGAGAATCTTAATTTCAGAGGTAAAATTATCTGTTCTCAAAGGCTTCTACTTGAACTGGTGAGAAAGGATATGCTTAGAGAAAAGGCTTATAAAATAGTCCAAACTCTTGCTATGAAGGCATTTAACGAAAAGATGAATTTCGAGCAGATTGTCAGAAATGATCCAGAAATAAAATCATATTTAAGCGAAGACGAGTTAAATGAGGTGTTTGACTATAGATACTTTGTTCGTTATGTGGACGAAATAATTTCAAGGGTAATATAG
- the hisF gene encoding imidazole glycerol phosphate synthase subunit HisF — MLAKRIIPCLDVKDGRVVKGVSFVSLRDAGDPVLLARTYDREGADELVFLDITASKEKRDIMLKVVQDVAKEVFIPFTVGGGIKSLKDMEDLLMAGADKVSINTSAVFDPKIITEGATTFGRQFMVVAIDAKRDGKSFRVFTHGGSRPTELDAVEWAKEVEDRGAGEILLTSMDQDGRKTGYDIELTKEISDAVNIPVIASGGAGTIEHVIEAFKKTRATAALLASVLHFGEIRIQDIKIAMQREKIPVRLDW; from the coding sequence ATGCTCGCAAAGAGAATTATACCTTGCCTTGATGTAAAAGATGGCAGGGTTGTAAAAGGGGTAAGCTTTGTAAGCCTTAGAGACGCTGGAGATCCTGTTCTCCTTGCGAGAACGTATGACAGAGAGGGTGCAGACGAGCTTGTGTTTCTGGACATTACTGCATCAAAAGAAAAAAGAGATATAATGTTAAAAGTTGTCCAGGACGTGGCAAAAGAGGTTTTTATTCCATTCACTGTTGGCGGAGGCATAAAATCTCTTAAGGATATGGAAGATCTGCTTATGGCTGGTGCCGATAAAGTTTCAATAAATACCTCGGCCGTATTTGACCCAAAAATTATCACAGAAGGCGCTACCACTTTCGGAAGACAATTTATGGTAGTAGCGATAGACGCAAAAAGGGACGGGAAGTCGTTTAGGGTTTTTACTCATGGTGGATCCAGGCCTACCGAGCTTGATGCTGTTGAATGGGCAAAAGAGGTAGAGGACAGAGGCGCAGGAGAGATATTGCTAACCAGTATGGATCAGGATGGCAGAAAAACTGGTTATGATATTGAGCTTACAAAAGAGATTTCAGATGCTGTAAATATACCTGTGATAGCATCTGGCGGCGCTGGGACCATAGAACACGTGATAGAGGCTTTCAAAAAAACTCGTGCTACAGCAGCGCTACTTGCTAGTGTTCTTCATTTTGGCGAGATAAGAATTCAAGATATAAAGATTGCTATGCAAAGAGAAAAAATACCTGTAAGGCTTGATTGGTAA
- the nusB gene encoding transcription antitermination factor NusB yields MKKPLRYLREIVLKILYEIEMNTESTVEMLMPRYSEYMESEDFEFIKIRAEGITTNKESIDKTLDDLSIDWSTDRMVLTDRLIMEMAIFELNFLKLSPSIAINEAVELSKIYGTEKSYKFVNGILSKVVTISSQNS; encoded by the coding sequence GTGAAAAAGCCTTTAAGATATTTAAGAGAAATAGTTTTAAAAATTTTGTATGAAATCGAGATGAATACTGAAAGCACGGTAGAGATGCTAATGCCAAGGTATAGCGAATATATGGAAAGCGAAGATTTTGAGTTTATAAAGATAAGGGCAGAAGGCATTACGACCAACAAAGAATCCATTGACAAAACCTTAGACGATCTTTCGATCGATTGGTCAACAGATAGAATGGTATTAACCGATAGGCTTATTATGGAAATGGCTATATTCGAATTAAATTTTCTAAAATTGTCACCATCGATAGCCATAAACGAGGCAGTTGAGCTCTCAAAAATTTATGGTACTGAAAAATCATATAAATTTGTTAACGGTATATTGTCTAAGGTGGTCACCATTAGCAGTCAAAATTCTTAG
- the accC gene encoding acetyl-CoA carboxylase biotin carboxylase subunit, with protein sequence MKRILISNRGEIALRLIRAFREFGYFSVLAYSEADRSSLPVKLSDAAICIGPPSAKGSYLNIPAIISAIEITGCDAVHPGYGFLAESPQFARVCKDAGIIFIGPSPEAMEKVGDKSVARSVAMSAGVPVVPGSTGFVSSKEDLLRLAKEIGFPLILKASAGGGGKGMRIVQSFKELDDSFDTASNEALTAFGNSNLYLEKYVSEPRHIEIQFARDKFGNCISLFERECSIQRKHQKLIEESPSCAISPKLRKVLSDSALAIANQVGYVGVGTAEFLVTPEEMFYFIEINARIQVEHPVTEMVTGVDLVELQLIIAEDRPIPFSQEDVKITGHAIECRINAEDPRNNFCPSPGRVDQYIPPGGPGIRCDSHLYSGFKVVPYYDSLIAKVISYAPTRERAINRMERALYEMTIEGISTTIDFHREVLKNAFFRKGDYYTNFVQRRMGIK encoded by the coding sequence ATGAAGAGAATATTGATATCGAACAGAGGCGAAATTGCACTGAGACTCATCAGGGCATTTAGGGAGTTTGGATATTTTTCTGTATTGGCCTATTCTGAGGCGGACAGATCTAGCTTGCCAGTTAAGTTGTCAGACGCAGCGATATGTATTGGCCCTCCTAGCGCAAAGGGAAGCTATTTAAACATACCTGCAATAATCTCTGCTATTGAGATAACTGGTTGTGACGCTGTGCATCCAGGGTATGGCTTTCTTGCTGAATCTCCTCAATTTGCAAGGGTATGTAAGGATGCAGGAATTATCTTTATAGGTCCATCTCCTGAGGCTATGGAGAAGGTTGGAGATAAGTCTGTTGCAAGATCTGTAGCCATGAGCGCCGGGGTGCCAGTAGTTCCTGGCTCAACAGGATTCGTTTCTTCAAAAGAAGACCTCCTTAGACTTGCAAAAGAAATAGGCTTTCCGCTGATATTGAAGGCGTCAGCAGGAGGCGGCGGAAAGGGCATGAGAATTGTCCAGAGCTTTAAAGAGCTTGATGATTCTTTCGACACTGCTTCGAACGAGGCTTTGACTGCTTTTGGAAATAGCAATTTATACCTTGAGAAATATGTTTCAGAGCCCAGACACATTGAGATACAATTTGCAAGGGACAAATTTGGCAATTGTATATCTCTGTTTGAAAGGGAGTGCTCGATCCAGAGGAAACATCAGAAGCTTATTGAAGAAAGTCCTTCTTGTGCTATCAGCCCCAAATTGAGAAAAGTTTTAAGCGATTCTGCCCTGGCTATCGCTAATCAAGTAGGCTATGTGGGGGTGGGAACCGCAGAATTCCTGGTTACGCCCGAAGAAATGTTTTATTTTATTGAGATAAACGCAAGAATACAGGTTGAGCATCCAGTTACGGAAATGGTTACAGGGGTAGACTTGGTAGAATTGCAACTTATAATTGCAGAAGATAGACCAATACCATTCTCTCAGGAAGACGTAAAAATCACAGGTCATGCTATAGAGTGTAGGATCAACGCAGAGGACCCCCGTAATAATTTCTGTCCATCTCCAGGCAGAGTAGATCAGTACATCCCTCCTGGTGGACCAGGTATCAGATGTGATAGCCATCTTTATTCGGGATTTAAGGTTGTCCCATATTATGATTCTTTGATTGCAAAGGTTATATCATATGCTCCCACCAGAGAACGAGCTATCAACAGAATGGAAAGGGCTTTGTATGAGATGACTATTGAAGGGATTTCAACTACGATAGACTTTCATAGAGAGGTCCTGAAGAATGCATTTTTTAGAAAAGGTGATTATTATACCAATTTTGTACAAAGAAGAATGGGCATAAAGTGA
- the accB gene encoding acetyl-CoA carboxylase biotin carboxyl carrier protein: MINFDLEEIKELIRSMQENSISELYLESEGIKLNLKRESFAQLQSVLDMQESNFLESGDSKKDFAQQKLEDQSGDAHIKSPMVGTFYRAPSPNSPSFVEVGDFVKKGQVVCIIEAMKLMNEIESEVQGVVKEILVENGMPVEFGQPLMVVKPE, encoded by the coding sequence ATGATAAACTTTGATCTTGAAGAAATCAAAGAGCTTATAAGGTCTATGCAGGAAAACTCAATTTCTGAACTCTATTTAGAGTCAGAAGGCATAAAACTTAATCTGAAAAGGGAATCCTTCGCTCAGTTGCAATCGGTTCTTGATATGCAAGAGAGCAATTTTTTGGAATCTGGTGATTCTAAGAAAGATTTTGCACAACAAAAATTAGAGGATCAATCTGGAGATGCTCATATAAAGTCTCCAATGGTCGGCACTTTTTATAGGGCGCCGTCACCGAATTCGCCTTCATTTGTGGAGGTAGGTGACTTTGTAAAAAAGGGTCAAGTAGTGTGCATCATTGAAGCTATGAAGCTTATGAACGAGATAGAATCTGAGGTACAAGGCGTGGTAAAAGAGATACTTGTCGAAAACGGAATGCCTGTTGAGTTTGGTCAGCCATTGATGGTCGTAAAACCAGAATAA
- the efp gene encoding elongation factor P, with amino-acid sequence MSEISMNDLKNATNILIDGAVYQVVYFQHARKAQGAAYVRTKLKNMKTGAVLEKTFRSEDKIIEADVERRPFQFLYKSGDSFHFMDLNNYEQWELNKDVLGNAVNYLKDQENVDAIVYNDMLLSIELPTTVELEVVETDPGVRGDTAQGGSKPATLETGAVISVPLFINVGDVVRVDTRTNLYTERVKS; translated from the coding sequence ATGTCTGAAATTTCTATGAACGATCTGAAGAATGCTACAAACATTTTAATTGATGGAGCAGTCTATCAAGTGGTTTACTTTCAACACGCAAGAAAGGCGCAGGGAGCAGCCTATGTAAGAACGAAATTAAAGAATATGAAAACAGGTGCGGTGCTCGAAAAGACTTTTAGGTCTGAGGACAAGATTATAGAGGCAGATGTAGAGAGAAGGCCTTTTCAATTTCTTTACAAGTCGGGTGATTCTTTTCACTTTATGGATCTAAATAATTACGAACAGTGGGAGCTAAATAAAGATGTCCTTGGAAATGCTGTTAACTATCTTAAAGATCAGGAAAATGTCGATGCAATAGTGTATAATGATATGCTTTTGAGTATTGAGTTGCCGACTACCGTAGAGCTTGAAGTGGTTGAGACCGATCCTGGCGTAAGAGGTGATACTGCACAAGGAGGTTCGAAGCCTGCGACTCTTGAGACTGGAGCTGTTATAAGCGTGCCTTTATTTATAAATGTGGGAGATGTTGTAAGAGTGGACACTCGCACAAATCTTTATACTGAAAGGGTAAAGTCATGA